A stretch of the Papaver somniferum cultivar HN1 chromosome 6, ASM357369v1, whole genome shotgun sequence genome encodes the following:
- the LOC113290533 gene encoding F-box protein At3g28330-like — MPNSCYYPEDVFLEIFVRLPFKSICKFRCGGSSTLWTLISRYWFKSSEYKFDGAVDKMSFVSTSSTQLHHEIISSKDEFSCNFPLDSSMLNKQEERCTYLLASSNGLVLCSSNEYGPRYYFICNPFTRQCVSLLPRSVYGCAGITGFVFESSTGTYKVIHIPYCYKYGNLNLNIFSSDTSEWSTREVTCSDHQAELHIHSCLQIVHHSGTWYWVDGGGNYIIAYNDYHNNGSECRLLNLPEGVVGLVFRNTALGNQKGFFAMDKLRMHGKEALSLLIYFYLFISYIIK, encoded by the exons ATGCCTAATTCTTGTTATTACCCAGAAGATGTTTTTCTGGAGATTTTTGTTCGTCTTCCTTTCAAGTCGATATGCAAGTTCAG ATGTGGTGGTAGCAGTACCCTATGGACACTCATTAGCAGATATTGGTTTAAGAGTTCCGAGTACAAATTTGATGGTGCCGTTGATAAGATGTCATTCGTTTCAACTTCATCTACTCAACTTCATCATGAAATCATATCTAGTAAAGATGAGTTTTCTTGTAACTTCCCTTTAGATTCGAGCATGctcaataaacaagaagaaagGTGCACATacctattagcttcaagtaacgGTTTAGTTCTTTGTTCATCTAATGAATACGGCCCTAGATATTATTTCATATGCAATCCATTCACTAGACAATGTGTCTCACTCCTACCTCGATCAGTTTATGGATGTGCGGGCATTACTGGTTTTGTTTTTGAATCTTCTACCGGAACTTATAAAGTAATTCACATCCCATATTGTTATAAATATGGAAATCTTAatctcaatattttctcatctgATACTAGTGAATGGAGTACTCGTGAAGTTACATGCTCTGATCACCAAGCTGAATTGCATATACACTCTTGCTTGCAAATAGTTCACCATAGTGGAACGTGGTATTGGGTAGATGGTGGAGGAAATTACATTATAGCTTATAACGACTACCACAACAATGGTAGTGAATGTAGGTTGCTTAACTTGCCCGAGGGGGTAGTAGGGTTGGTTTTTCGCAACACTGCCTTGGGGAATCAAAAGGGCTTCTTTGCTATGGACAAATTGAGAATGCACGGCAAGGAAGCACTATCGCttctaatatatttttatttatttatctcaTATATTATCAAATGA
- the LOC113290534 gene encoding uncharacterized protein LOC113290534 produces MDDQYTEIRYGWTANRILYGNETGIRYFAHWTADNGQRTGCYNMMCPGFVQAHPRYPLDNGISKTSDVEAKKWWLVRHGNIVIGYWPAELFPLIGNDGAERIYWGGHSRDNGDGHGPQMGSGYFPDKNYHHAAWFKHMKYYDDESLTFVDPDENLMERIIGCQRHYDVWYFGLQGERGHTLQFGGPGGKC; encoded by the exons ATGGATGATCAATACACCGAAATACGCTATGGATGGACG GCAAACCGGATACTCTATGGTAATGAAACAGGAATTCGATATTTTGCACACTGGACT GCTGACAACGGACAAAGGACGGGTTGCTATAATATGATGTGCCCTGGTTTTGTTCAAGCCCACCCACGATATCCTCTTGATAATGGCATCTCAAAAACCTCG GATGTTGAAGCAAAGAAATGGTGGTTAGTAAGACACGGCAACATAGTTATTGGATATTGGCCGGCAGAACTTTTCCCCCTAATTGGTAACGATGGAGCAGAACGTATTTATTGGGGTGGACACTCGAGAGATAATGGAGATGGACATGGTCCTCAGATGGGAAGTGGATATTTTCCGGATAAAAATTATCATCATGCTGCTTGGTTTAAACACATgaaatattatgatgatgaatcGCTTACATTTGTAGATCCTGATGAAAATCTCATGGAGAGAATTATCGGGTGCCAGCGACATTATGACGTGTGGTATTTCGGGCTTCAAGGGGAAAGGGGTCATACCCTCCAGTTTGGAGGACCTGGTGGCAAATGTTAA